The following coding sequences are from one Frigoribacterium sp. Leaf415 window:
- a CDS encoding alpha/beta hydrolase, whose product MTTPDTDALDIRGGVLLPARREDVELHTGDGLTLVGELSLPADREPVGTIVALHPLPTAGGFMDSHVIRKAAARLPALADLAVLRFNFRGVSSPRGRSEGEFGEGVAEAADLAAAVAFVCDRGLPTPWLVGWSFGTEVALKHGLDVEVAGVVLLSPPLHRTSDAELAAWHGSGRPVVAVVPEFDDYLRPDEARRRFALVPEAEVVAVEGGKHLWVGEKQTSRVLTEIVGRVAPGALPLPSTWPPRAS is encoded by the coding sequence GTGACGACCCCCGACACCGACGCCCTCGACATCCGCGGGGGAGTCCTGCTGCCCGCGCGCCGCGAAGACGTCGAACTGCACACCGGCGACGGTCTGACGTTGGTGGGCGAGTTGAGCCTCCCGGCGGACCGTGAGCCCGTCGGCACGATCGTCGCGCTGCACCCCCTGCCCACCGCCGGTGGGTTCATGGACTCCCACGTCATCCGCAAGGCCGCGGCGCGCCTGCCGGCCCTGGCCGACCTCGCCGTGCTGCGGTTCAACTTCCGCGGGGTGTCATCCCCCCGCGGGCGGTCCGAGGGTGAGTTCGGCGAGGGAGTGGCCGAAGCGGCCGACCTCGCCGCCGCCGTGGCCTTCGTGTGTGATCGGGGTCTGCCCACCCCGTGGTTGGTGGGCTGGTCGTTCGGCACCGAGGTCGCTCTGAAGCACGGTCTCGACGTCGAGGTGGCGGGCGTCGTCCTGCTGTCTCCACCCCTGCACCGCACGTCCGATGCCGAGCTCGCGGCCTGGCACGGCTCCGGGCGGCCCGTGGTCGCCGTCGTGCCCGAGTTCGACGACTACCTGCGGCCCGACGAGGCGCGACGACGGTTCGCCCTCGTGCCCGAGGCCGAGGTCGTCGCCGTCGAGGGCGGCAAGCACCTCTGGGTCGGCGAGAAGCAGACCAGCCGCGTGCTGACCGAGATCGTCGGCCGGGTCGCCCCCGGTGCCCTGCCGCTGCCGTCCACCTGGCCACCCCGCGCCTCCTGA
- a CDS encoding AI-2E family transporter, with amino-acid sequence MKIHNPFRIGLLAGLGVLVALVIGGAVGQLSTILTYVGAALFISLGLDPIVSWLEKRRVPRGIAIVIVLVAVVGAFVGVVFAIVPVIVQQTTSLIEALTSYLQSVTTQQFVDNLQELVPQNVFDVQNALDSIVDFLTNPDNVVTIGGGVLAVGVAIGNGLFGTVVVVILTIYFTSSINSVKRALYQLVPASKRATFVDISEQISQSVGRYVIGQFTLAALNGILSFVFLTIIGAQQPAVFAFIAFLGSIIPLVGTISGSAIIVLAQIALLPQSPATWVTAAVYYLVYMQVEAYLLSPRIMRRAVRVPGVIVVIAALVGGTLLGVLGALIAIPVAASILLIIREVYVPRQNQL; translated from the coding sequence GTGAAGATCCACAACCCGTTCCGCATCGGTCTGCTCGCGGGCCTGGGCGTGCTCGTCGCCCTCGTGATCGGGGGCGCCGTCGGCCAACTCTCGACGATCCTGACCTACGTGGGCGCGGCCCTGTTCATCTCGCTGGGTCTCGACCCGATCGTCTCGTGGCTCGAGAAGCGCCGGGTGCCCCGGGGCATCGCCATCGTGATCGTCCTCGTGGCGGTGGTCGGCGCCTTCGTCGGCGTCGTCTTCGCGATCGTGCCCGTCATCGTCCAGCAGACCACGAGCCTGATCGAGGCGCTGACCTCGTACCTCCAGAGCGTCACCACCCAGCAGTTCGTCGACAACCTGCAAGAACTCGTCCCGCAGAACGTCTTCGACGTGCAGAACGCGCTCGACTCCATCGTCGACTTCCTGACCAACCCCGACAACGTCGTCACGATCGGCGGCGGAGTCCTCGCCGTCGGCGTCGCGATCGGCAACGGTCTCTTCGGCACGGTCGTCGTGGTCATCCTGACGATCTACTTCACCTCGTCGATCAACAGCGTCAAGCGCGCCCTGTACCAGCTCGTCCCGGCCTCGAAGCGTGCCACGTTCGTCGACATCTCCGAACAGATCAGCCAATCGGTGGGTCGGTACGTCATCGGGCAGTTCACGCTCGCGGCGCTCAACGGCATCCTCAGCTTCGTGTTCCTCACCATCATCGGTGCCCAACAGCCGGCCGTCTTCGCGTTCATCGCGTTCCTCGGTTCGATCATCCCCCTCGTCGGCACCATCAGCGGGTCGGCGATCATCGTGCTGGCGCAGATCGCTCTGTTGCCCCAGTCACCGGCCACCTGGGTCACCGCAGCCGTCTACTACCTCGTCTACATGCAGGTCGAGGCCTACCTGCTGAGTCCGCGCATCATGCGTCGGGCGGTCCGCGTCCCGGGCGTGATCGTGGTCATCGCCGCCCTCGTCGGGGGCACGCTGCTGGGCGTGCTCGGCGCCCTCATCGCCATCCCGGTCGCCGCGTCGATCCTGCTGATCATCCGCGAGGTCTACGTGCCGCGCCAGAACCAGCTCTGA
- a CDS encoding tetratricopeptide repeat protein, translating into MTNLPPVPAGLRGAVDLSSLVNRPPAPAPAGPSDGSHVEGATAGGAGGAPAPAAGQVAVPGLVLDATDATFTQVLEISNTVPVIVDLWAEWCGPCKQLSPVLDKLVGEYAGRLLLVKVDVDANPQLTQAFQAQSIPAVAAVIGGRPVQLFVGALPEAQVRDVFEQVLELAAQNGVTGTAVVDGAPAGEADEVEPEPEPLPPHHQDAYDAIDRGDYAAAITAYKTAIAQDPRDQLAVAGLAQVSLLERLQGASLADVRAAAAAAPTDLGAQLDVADLDLSGGHIDDAFDRVLTVFPSLDPEGRDAARARLLEYFEIVGVDDPRVATARRRLAMLLY; encoded by the coding sequence ATGACCAACCTTCCCCCCGTCCCCGCGGGTCTCCGCGGCGCCGTCGACCTCTCGTCGCTCGTCAACCGCCCGCCGGCCCCGGCCCCGGCCGGCCCGTCCGACGGGTCGCACGTCGAAGGCGCGACCGCAGGAGGCGCGGGTGGCGCCCCGGCCCCGGCCGCCGGTCAGGTCGCGGTGCCGGGCCTCGTGCTCGACGCGACCGACGCCACCTTCACGCAGGTCCTCGAGATCAGCAACACCGTCCCGGTGATCGTCGACCTCTGGGCGGAGTGGTGCGGCCCGTGCAAGCAGCTCTCGCCGGTCCTCGACAAGCTGGTCGGCGAGTACGCCGGCCGCCTGCTGCTCGTGAAGGTCGACGTCGACGCCAACCCCCAGTTGACGCAGGCCTTCCAGGCCCAATCGATCCCGGCGGTCGCCGCGGTGATCGGCGGCCGGCCCGTCCAGCTCTTCGTCGGGGCCTTGCCCGAGGCCCAGGTGCGCGACGTCTTCGAGCAGGTGCTCGAGCTCGCCGCGCAGAACGGCGTGACCGGCACGGCGGTGGTCGACGGCGCCCCGGCGGGCGAGGCCGACGAGGTCGAGCCCGAGCCGGAGCCGCTGCCCCCGCACCACCAGGACGCCTACGACGCGATCGACCGGGGGGACTACGCCGCGGCGATCACCGCCTACAAGACCGCCATCGCGCAGGACCCTCGTGACCAGCTCGCCGTGGCCGGTCTCGCCCAGGTGTCGTTGCTCGAGCGGCTGCAGGGCGCGTCGCTGGCCGACGTCCGGGCGGCGGCCGCGGCCGCCCCCACCGATCTCGGCGCCCAGCTCGACGTGGCCGACCTCGACCTCAGCGGTGGGCACATCGACGACGCCTTCGACCGTGTGCTGACCGTCTTCCCTTCGCTCGACCCCGAGGGGCGTGACGCCGCCCGGGCCCGCCTGCTCGAGTACTTCGAGATCGTCGGGGTGGACGACCCCCGGGTGGCGACCGCCCGCCGTCGTCTGGCGATGCTGCTGTACTGA
- the glgB gene encoding 1,4-alpha-glucan branching protein GlgB: MTTTPPTGPDAGHDQGTDTRVDPAVASDADGLFSLGDDEVFSAATGTHGHPHAVLGAHPRAGRTAVRVVRPLAETVTVTGASGSSLTLEHVAHGLWQGVTSEPVGAYTIEATYQGGAAWVSDDPYRFAPTVTEFDLYLFGEGRHEQLWKMLGSHVRQHEGVTGTSFAVWAPHARAVRVKGDLNGWNGERHAMRRLDGNGVWELFVPGVTDGIYKYEVLTPDDVWVERADPMARTSEVPPLTGSVVTKAAHAWADDAWMASRAENDVHAGPMSVYELHVGSWRPGLNYRELADQLIEYVGELGFTHVEFMPLAEHPFGGSWGYQVTGYYAVTSRFGSPDDLRYLIDRLHQAGIGVIMDWVPGHFPKDEWALAKFDGRAVYEHSDPRRGEQPDWGTLVFNFGDSQVRNFLVSNALYWLEEFHIDGLRVDAVASMLYLDYSRNEGEWLPNEFGGRENLEAISFLQEANATAYKRHPGIVMIAEESTSWPGVTRPTSEGGLGFGIKWNMGWMHDTLGYVAEDPLYRSHHHGEITFSFVYAFSENFMLPISHDEVVHGKGSLLTKMPGDQWQKLANLRAYLAYMWGHPGKQLLFMGSEFGQPGEWSEERGLDWWILDQPAHQGLHGLVSRLNEVYRDEPALWAHDFDTDGFEWIDGGAAQHSVVAFLRKSGSGDSVAVLANFSGEPVRMRFGLPEAGRWDEILNTDAEVYGGSGVGNFGGVTATDDPWAGRPAAADVQLPPLGVVWLKLRR; this comes from the coding sequence CGAGCCGGCCGCACGGCCGTCCGCGTCGTCCGACCGCTGGCCGAGACGGTCACCGTGACCGGCGCCTCCGGGTCGTCCCTCACGCTCGAGCACGTGGCCCACGGCCTCTGGCAGGGCGTCACGAGCGAGCCGGTCGGCGCGTACACGATCGAGGCGACCTACCAAGGAGGCGCGGCGTGGGTCTCCGACGACCCCTACCGTTTCGCCCCCACCGTCACCGAGTTCGACCTGTACCTCTTCGGCGAGGGCCGCCACGAGCAGCTCTGGAAGATGCTCGGCAGCCACGTGCGCCAGCACGAGGGCGTCACCGGCACCTCCTTCGCCGTCTGGGCGCCGCACGCCCGTGCCGTCCGCGTGAAGGGCGACCTCAACGGCTGGAACGGCGAGCGGCACGCGATGCGCCGTCTCGACGGCAACGGCGTCTGGGAGCTCTTCGTGCCCGGCGTCACGGACGGCATCTACAAGTACGAGGTGCTCACCCCCGACGACGTCTGGGTCGAGCGCGCGGACCCGATGGCGCGCACCTCCGAGGTGCCGCCGCTCACCGGCTCGGTCGTCACGAAGGCCGCCCACGCCTGGGCCGACGACGCCTGGATGGCCTCCCGCGCCGAGAACGACGTCCACGCCGGCCCGATGAGCGTCTACGAGCTGCACGTCGGCTCGTGGCGCCCGGGGCTGAACTACCGCGAACTGGCCGACCAGCTGATCGAGTACGTCGGCGAGCTCGGCTTCACCCACGTCGAGTTCATGCCGCTCGCCGAGCACCCCTTCGGCGGCTCGTGGGGCTACCAGGTCACCGGCTACTACGCCGTGACCAGCCGCTTCGGCAGCCCCGACGACCTGCGCTACCTGATCGACCGCCTCCACCAGGCCGGCATCGGCGTGATCATGGACTGGGTGCCCGGCCACTTCCCGAAGGACGAGTGGGCCCTCGCGAAGTTCGACGGCCGCGCCGTCTACGAGCACTCCGACCCGCGCCGCGGCGAACAGCCCGACTGGGGCACGCTGGTCTTCAACTTCGGCGACTCGCAGGTGCGCAACTTCCTCGTCTCGAACGCCCTCTACTGGCTCGAGGAGTTCCACATCGACGGGCTGCGCGTCGACGCCGTCGCCTCGATGCTCTACCTCGACTACAGCCGCAACGAGGGCGAGTGGCTGCCGAACGAGTTCGGCGGACGCGAGAACCTCGAGGCGATCAGCTTCCTGCAGGAGGCCAATGCCACGGCCTACAAACGCCACCCCGGCATCGTCATGATCGCCGAAGAGAGCACGAGCTGGCCCGGCGTCACCCGCCCGACCAGCGAGGGCGGCCTCGGCTTCGGCATCAAGTGGAACATGGGCTGGATGCACGACACCCTCGGCTACGTCGCCGAGGACCCGCTCTACCGCTCGCACCACCACGGCGAGATCACCTTCTCGTTCGTGTACGCGTTCAGCGAGAACTTCATGCTGCCGATCAGCCACGACGAGGTCGTGCACGGCAAGGGGTCGCTGCTCACCAAGATGCCCGGCGACCAGTGGCAGAAGCTCGCCAACCTGCGCGCCTACCTCGCGTACATGTGGGGCCACCCCGGCAAACAGCTGCTCTTCATGGGCAGCGAGTTCGGGCAGCCCGGCGAGTGGAGCGAAGAACGAGGGCTCGACTGGTGGATCCTCGACCAGCCGGCGCACCAGGGGCTGCACGGACTCGTGTCGCGCCTCAACGAGGTGTACCGCGACGAGCCGGCGCTCTGGGCGCACGACTTCGACACCGACGGCTTCGAGTGGATCGACGGCGGCGCCGCCCAGCACAGCGTCGTCGCGTTCCTCCGCAAGTCCGGCTCGGGCGACTCGGTCGCCGTCCTGGCGAACTTCTCGGGTGAACCGGTGCGCATGCGCTTCGGCCTGCCCGAGGCCGGCCGGTGGGACGAGATCCTCAACACCGACGCCGAGGTCTACGGCGGTTCGGGTGTCGGCAACTTCGGCGGCGTCACCGCGACCGACGACCCTTGGGCCGGACGCCCCGCCGCGGCCGACGTGCAGTTGCCGCCGCTCGGCGTCGTCTGGCTCAAGCTGCGCCGCTGA